In Candidatus Sodalis pierantonius str. SOPE, one DNA window encodes the following:
- a CDS encoding tail fiber protein — translation MSPEQLIGYVGICKQPATLTQAGISALSNATDSEDDTTAATLKAVKTVQDNANRRLEKAQNLADLPDKGITRNNLDVHSKNEADGRYYPKIGGTVNGSMISLGRHIILQGDDRKHLGFHNQDGSVRMWLYKDKGGDGVRLNNGNDGGGDWVFNKNGHFYSPQALHAAGATYQEDGNVHGAVWGGHLNGWVENVSKNPRNFG, via the coding sequence ATGTCGCCGGAACAGCTGATCGGATACGTCGGAATCTGCAAACAGCCGGCAACGCTGACCCAGGCGGGTATCAGTGCGCTGAGCAATGCCACTGACAGCGAGGACGACACCACAGCGGCGACGCTCAAAGCCGTCAAAACGGTGCAGGATAACGCCAACCGCCGGCTGGAAAAGGCGCAAAATCTGGCTGACCTGCCAGACAAGGGCATCACTCGTAATAATCTGGATGTTCACAGTAAAAATGAGGCTGATGGTCGCTACTACCCAAAGATCGGCGGCACCGTCAATGGCTCCATGATTTCACTGGGTCGCCACATCATATTGCAGGGGGATGACCGCAAGCATCTGGGTTTTCATAATCAGGACGGTAGCGTTCGCATGTGGCTCTACAAAGACAAGGGCGGTGATGGCGTTCGGCTAAACAACGGCAATGACGGCGGCGGAGATTGGGTATTCAATAAAAACGGGCATTTTTACTCCCCACAGGCACTCCATGCCGCAGGGGCCACCTATCAAGAAGATGGCAATGTTCACGGAGCGGTATGGGGCGGGCATCTCAACGGCTGGGTAGAAAACGTATCCAAGAATCCTCGGAATTTTGGATAA